The following nucleotide sequence is from Mangifera indica cultivar Alphonso chromosome 1, CATAS_Mindica_2.1, whole genome shotgun sequence.
GTTCTTGGTACGATATATGATTTTTAGAGTTATTTAGAAATACCCAGATGGGGAATTTTAGTTGTGGGgacttgagtttggtttgaagcTAGTTTGATGTTGTTTGAGTGAGGTTTAAGTGTGaaggttttgtttttgaagTGTTTTTTGTAGATGGCTGATGCtagtttttgttatgttttaagatttttagaaCATTGTTTTGTCGGTTTCTAGAAAATTGGAAAGTGAGCACAAATTGACGGATACGTTGAAGATATCTTTCTGTGAATACGAGAAGAGATAAATGTTAAGTTAAGATCGGAGGGAATGCAATCCAATGTTAAAGTAAAATTCTTCGTTACTTGTTACTCGGTTTCTTTTAGATGATAATGTTATAGGACAATTATAGGCTTGTTGAGAATGTGGTTTCAATTTTTGGCGTGTGAGTGATATTTGTTTGTAATCAACGTATATTTGTTATAGCAGATGAACTCATTGGACGACAGATCAATGAGTGAGCTTGAGGAGGAGAGTCTTTTGACTCCGGAAGCAGAATCTGGAAAGCCAAAACCTGTTCTTGGACTTGAAAATGGACATACTTTTAGGGTTTCACCatcttttggatataaaaatTTGTGGAATGGTGTGTATAAGAGCATAAAGACTGTTGTTTTCTCGAATAAACTCAATTTGCTTATGCCTTTTGGGCCATTGGCAATCATGGTCCATAAAATGACTGGTCACAAAGTGAGTTCAGTTGTTGATATCAGTATATTGGATTTTCTGTTTATTGTTGCGAAATTATGGTTTGATTGTTGAGGTGGATTCAGGGATGGGTCTTCTTTCTAAGCATGCTGGGTATAACTCCTTTGGCAGAGCGTTTAGGTTATGCTACAGAGTAAGCTTTCATATTTCTCTATCTCAATTATTATGTaaagttattgtttatttaGTAGCTGATATAGCTTTCTTATGTTTTGATAAAGGCAGGTGGCCTTTTACACTGGTGCTACAGGTATAATTCTCATAGAGCTTTAATGGATAACTGATAAGTTGTATCTgttgtttttctctttcaagttaatcaaagtatataattttttattagttgctTTCCTTGTGAAATAGCGACAGTTTGAGCTTGAGAATGCATAGTTGACTTGTGTGGATATAGGATTCATCTTTATCACCCATTTGTAAATAGAACTACAATAATTGATATCTAGCTTATTTGTTGAGAAAAGTTAATCTTTTGGACCTTTTCATTGCCTTTCTTGCACAAAATTGAATATAGGCAATTTTCTCATTCATTACTCGCTTTTTGCTTCCTCACCTGTGTCCTACTATGGCTCCAACTTATGAGtatattcaattgaatttacAGTTGGGGGCCTTTTAAACGTTACTTTTGGAAATTCGACGGAAATGATAGTATCAATTTATGCTCTGAAAAGTGGTATGACACGTGTCGTTCAACTCTCATTATTGGGctcaattttgtcaaatatgtTGCTGGTGCTTGGATGTGCATTCTTTTGTGGAGGTCTTGTTATTCGGAACAAAGAACAACGGTTTGATAAGGTTGACAAGGAAGCATCTCATCCTGGTCCTTTTGGCCTATCATCTGCTTTTGAATGGCATCACTGAACCAAGTTATCATGCAGGCATCCGCTGTTGTGAATTCGGGACTGTTATTGATGGCAGTCATGAGCCTGCTCTTTCCATCTGTTCTTCTCTACACACATACTGAGGTGCATTTTGGAAAGTCAGAGCTGGCTCTTTCAAGATTTAGCAGTTGCATTATGCtagtggcatatgctgcctttCTTGTTTTCCAATTAAAAGGTCAACAAAAGACATATTTCTCTGCAACTGAGGTTAGTTACTACTTTTAATACAAACAAGTTtcactttttcttgttttaccTCAAATAATTGGCAGCGTGATAATTGTTGTGAACTTAGGAAGAGAATCAGGCTATGGATGCTGCTGATAATGGTGATGACGGCAATGAAGAGCCACAGATCTCAAAATGGGAATCAATTATTTGGCTTTCAATTCTAACAGCTTGGATATCTATCCTTTCAGAGCATCTAGTCGATGCTATACAGGTGACATTTTGTTGTCTATACTTTGTTGATTAGAAGAATATCTTGATTGTATCTTTCCTTACATGTAATTGAGCTGTTGTAAATAGATCTTTCTGTCTATAAATTCATGTTAATTGGTGTTCCCCTGTGAAAGTTTTAAGGGATTACCCTTGCAATCAAAGCTGCTTTTACAATATCTGTATCCAAGACTATCCTTGATACTCTTTCTCTGGTTATTCCTGTTTTGTAGGGAGCATCGATCGCATGGAACATTCCAATTTCATTTATTAGTGTTATATTGCTTCCAATCATAGGGAATGCTACAGAGCATGCAAGTGCTATCATTTTTGCCATGAAGGACAAACTTGTGAGCAGTTTCTCCACTTCGTACCTCTAATAATTCTTGATACTATTTCAATGCCTTgtactaatataatatttctctgCAGGACATAACTTTGGGAGTGACAATAGGATCATCAACACAAATATCCATGTTCGGGGTAGGTGTCGAAGAGTTGATATCCCTTTTGGTTTTAATTACTTCCATTTTGGTTTTAACATTGCTCCATTTGGAATGGCACGCTTAAAAAGTTTGGGTAATTGTCATTGCCACAGATTCCATTTTGTGTGGTTATTGGATGGATCATGGGTTGCCCCATGGActtgaactttcaaatttttgagaCGGCAACTCTTTTCATAACTGTCATAGTTGTTGCCTTCTTTCTGCAGGTTAGTGCCTTTACTAAGATCTAAAGTAATAGTTTCTGTACACTGTGGTTACACGTGTAGTTATatattgagtttgttttcatCTTACGGGTTGCTGTTCTGTTGTCAGGAAGGAACATCTAATTACTTTAAAGGACTTCTGCTCATTCTTTGTTATCTGATAGTTGCCGCAAGTTTCCTTGTACATGAAGATGCTTCTCCAGAAGGTAAGTTATAGATTCAATTTTCCATTTCCTGTTTGCAATCTCTTTTTGTGCATTGGAACCGAATTTTATCATACAACAAAAAAAGTTGCTGGTTGTCAGTGCATATCTTTCTAAATTCTAATAGTTGACATGGGATCCAAGAATTTGTAGCTGTTTTATCTATGTATATTATCCTATCATTATCGAGTATACCGAGACTGTGGTATACGTATTTTTATTGGGttgttacaaattttttttagtgtAAATTTGATGAGAATGAAGCTTTGTTATAGTTCTGTCACAGTTATGTTGAGGTTGTAAAAGTATAGTGAGACTGCAATGTGTGTTTTATTGTTGCAGTTTCATTGCAGTTACATATAGGATAGAGCTGCTTAAAATTGGATTGGGCGTTTGCttttatggttttcttttcGTGTATGTTCCATAAATGGAATTAGAAATCAATAGATGGAATCCTTGCAAAATGGCTGAATCAATAGATGAAATCATTATCTGGTGTTGCAACTTAAATTACATTTATCTATTTGCTATgctatttttatgtaaattttttcttgcatttttgttttgttttttaggcGGCAAACTATCTCAACTCAGCATCAACAGTTTGTTGCACACAATTTTCAGTTCCATTAAGGTCAAAACTCTAGAGGAGGTTCGCAAAATATTCAACATTATATAATTctgtcttttgtttttctttctttgcaCACATGTTTACTTAAACTTCCTTGTTAAAGTGTCAAACGAGGGTTATTTGACTGATGTATTGTTACCTATTGTGTTGTCtctttgaatcattttatttatgttaacaCAGTAtttctttcatataaataagaCATATTTATGCATTGTTTCTTTTGCCCTCTATATTTGAAAGTGAATGACGGCAAATAGGTTCAAATGTAAtagaaatcaaatcaaactgtattttcttaatttggtttgaaatttttttcaaatcgtttttttttaatttggttcgAAAAAGTTATTAAACTGCATTAAATCGAACTATACACAGCCCTACCACAGTTAATGGAAACTAAAAGGTTATTAAActgcatttttcttttccattttttggtATTAATAGTTGCAGCACTCAAACATGAAAGGTTTGAAATATTGACATCAGTTGCACTGCAGAAGTGAAAATTACCACAAAAGTCTAAATTCTGTGGTTTATTTTTCCATCTGCCTTCCATTGAAGTTAAAAACTAGAGATATATTTTCTGCACTGTGTAGAATAAGCAGGCTTGCAATAATAAAAGCACCAAGTTCTTATGAAAGCGTGTGATGCACTACTCTAGTCATATTCAAGGTAATGTGAATCCTCTTCCTATACGAATTTACTTGCTTCTTCACAGGTCCTAGGAGGTGTGTATGGTATCAACTCTCTGGTctccgacgaagttcttcatctcccaaggcgaagacgaagccgatcgagcctctaaatgggaggaaagcattcgccggaaggaaagactgcttcgggagagagaggccatcggcaatggagccggaacggtcgtcggagatttcaaaaccaaaccctagggtgaaactgtcattttttaaaacttaggttaggggaaaattttagtttttaaagtttaggggggtaaaattaaattctattttagtttatttttaatattatagcgaaaataacgattttatctttaccactgttaaggttttgttaaatctaaccggctatgggtgagtgtttggtgtttctatagttaaagggtggaaatttgagaaaacatcaaaccttgtgtgggaaatagttgtttggccattttattaaagaaatagaAGATATGCTTCGGAAATGATAACAAGAAGCAAAAAGGAAGAAGCAAGAAAGCTTTAGAGTGAAGAAGTGTAGGTGTATTACATGAAGTATACCCACCaaccccacccccccccccccccccccccccccccccccccccccggcGCACAGGGTCAATAAAAATGGCTATCTTCAAAGCCAATTTTACAAGGTATTTAATGCCTTcatattatctaaaatttctTTCACGTGGAAAATCCACCgtttataatagttttttttattttttaagccTCCGAGCTGGCTCTAAATAGGCCACAACTCAGCTCGAATTGAGCCGAGTTAATGAATGGCTCGCAAGCCATTTCAAACCGAACCTTATATGATTCGaattcggctcgttttttagtTGAATCATATATTATGATTTGGATTCGGTCCGAGTTCATAAGAAATGAACTCTGATCAAGCTGAGCTGGCTTTCGAGACCGAGCCAACTCGGCCCAAATCCAACGCTTTAAACAATCAATCAATAg
It contains:
- the LOC123215050 gene encoding vacuolar cation/proton exchanger 5-like isoform X1; the encoded protein is MQSNVKQMNSLDDRSMSELEEESLLTPEAESGKPKPVLGLENGHTFRVSPSFGYKNLWNGVYKSIKTVVFSNKLNLLMPFGPLAIMVHKMTGHKGWVFFLSMLGITPLAERLGYATEQVAFYTGATVGGLLNVTFGNSTEMIVSIYALKSGMTRVVQLSLLGSILSNMLLVLGCAFFCGGLVIRNKEQRFDKASAVVNSGLLLMAVMSLLFPSVLLYTHTEVHFGKSELALSRFSSCIMLVAYAAFLVFQLKGQQKTYFSATEEENQAMDAADNGDDGNEEPQISKWESIIWLSILTAWISILSEHLVDAIQGASIAWNIPISFISVILLPIIGNATEHASAIIFAMKDKLDITLGVTIGSSTQISMFGIPFCVVIGWIMGCPMDLNFQIFETATLFITVIVVAFFLQEGTSNYFKGLLLILCYLIVAASFLVHEDASPEGGKLSQLSINSLLHTIFSSIKVKTLEEVRKIFNII
- the LOC123215050 gene encoding vacuolar cation/proton exchanger 5-like isoform X2 encodes the protein MQSNVKMNSLDDRSMSELEEESLLTPEAESGKPKPVLGLENGHTFRVSPSFGYKNLWNGVYKSIKTVVFSNKLNLLMPFGPLAIMVHKMTGHKGWVFFLSMLGITPLAERLGYATEQVAFYTGATVGGLLNVTFGNSTEMIVSIYALKSGMTRVVQLSLLGSILSNMLLVLGCAFFCGGLVIRNKEQRFDKASAVVNSGLLLMAVMSLLFPSVLLYTHTEVHFGKSELALSRFSSCIMLVAYAAFLVFQLKGQQKTYFSATEEENQAMDAADNGDDGNEEPQISKWESIIWLSILTAWISILSEHLVDAIQGASIAWNIPISFISVILLPIIGNATEHASAIIFAMKDKLDITLGVTIGSSTQISMFGIPFCVVIGWIMGCPMDLNFQIFETATLFITVIVVAFFLQEGTSNYFKGLLLILCYLIVAASFLVHEDASPEGGKLSQLSINSLLHTIFSSIKVKTLEEVRKIFNII
- the LOC123215050 gene encoding vacuolar cation/proton exchanger 5-like isoform X3, which produces MNSLDDRSMSELEEESLLTPEAESGKPKPVLGLENGHTFRVSPSFGYKNLWNGVYKSIKTVVFSNKLNLLMPFGPLAIMVHKMTGHKGWVFFLSMLGITPLAERLGYATEQVAFYTGATVGGLLNVTFGNSTEMIVSIYALKSGMTRVVQLSLLGSILSNMLLVLGCAFFCGGLVIRNKEQRFDKASAVVNSGLLLMAVMSLLFPSVLLYTHTEVHFGKSELALSRFSSCIMLVAYAAFLVFQLKGQQKTYFSATEEENQAMDAADNGDDGNEEPQISKWESIIWLSILTAWISILSEHLVDAIQGASIAWNIPISFISVILLPIIGNATEHASAIIFAMKDKLDITLGVTIGSSTQISMFGIPFCVVIGWIMGCPMDLNFQIFETATLFITVIVVAFFLQEGTSNYFKGLLLILCYLIVAASFLVHEDASPEGGKLSQLSINSLLHTIFSSIKVKTLEEVRKIFNII